A window of the Narcine bancroftii isolate sNarBan1 chromosome 4, sNarBan1.hap1, whole genome shotgun sequence genome harbors these coding sequences:
- the LOC138761662 gene encoding UDP-glucuronosyltransferase 1A1-like, whose translation MALICHYTGLFGWFLVFLHWFWIPAESGKLLCVPVDGSHWLSMRTIVEELHGRGHQVVVAYPENSLTIKASHHYTSKTYFIPFSKDKVDQIHRNLVLMAFFNGTFYERVMDTLQHINNYRQFVLSHCEHLLFNTELMRELAEEKFDALLTDPFSPCGVIVAEHLSLSTVNLLRGIPCGLEYSATQCPRPLSFVPRMFTGNTDRMNFVQRAENLMGNFLETLLCHFVYSSFEELAIRFLQRDLSLVQLLSQSSIWLLRYDFILEYPRPLMPNMVLVGGMNCKERKPLPQDLEEFVNSSGEHGVVIFSFGSMVSDMPISTANQIAKAFGQIPQKVVWRHRGETPSALAPNTKLIEWLPQNDLLAHPKTRAFLTHGGTHGIYEAICGAVPMVMMPLFGDQAENVQHIMRHGVAVALSLKDIHSQDLVDALKSVINESRYKEAMMRLSSVHKDRPVDPLELSVHWVEFVMKHRGAKHLQTAAHDLNWIQYHCVDVIGTLLAATLLLVYLLVKFCVLCLHRVKGRKKNKLE comes from the exons ATGGCTCTGATTTGTCATTACACTGGCCTGTTTGGGTGGTTCCTGGTTTTCCTGCATTGGTTTTGGATCCCGGCCGAGAGTGGGAAGCTGCTGTGTGTTCCTGTCGACGGAAGTCATTGGCTCAGCATGCGGACCATCGTGGAGGAGCTTCATGGAAGAGGGCACCAAGTTGTTGTTGCCTACCCTGAAAACTCTTTGACGATTAAGGCGTCCCATCACTACACCAGCAAGACTTATTTCATTCCCTTCAGCAAGGACAAAGTGGATCAGATACACAGAAATCTGGTACTTATGGCTTTTTTCAATGGGACCTTTTATGAAAGAGTTATGGACACCTTACAACATATAAATAATTACAGGCAATTTGTCCTGTCTCACTGTGAACATTTACTCTTTAACACGGAGCTGAtgagggagctggctgaagaaaAATTTGATGCCCTGCTGACTGACCCTTTTTCACCCTGTGGTGTAATTGTTGCCGAGCACCTCTCCCTCTCTACGGTAAACCTGCTCCGAGGAATCCCTTGTGGCTTAGAATATTCAGCCACTCAGTGCCCCAGGCCACTCTCGTTTGTGCCAAGAATGTTCACAGGCAACACTGACCGGATGAACTTTGTCCAACGAGCTGAAAACTTGATGGGAAACTTTTTGGAAACATTGCTTTGTCATTTTGTGTATTCGTCATTTGAAGAGTTGGCCATCAGGTTCCTCCAGAGAGACTTGTCGCTGGTCCAGCTGCTGAGTCAGTCTTCCATCTGGCTGCTGAGATACGACTTCATCCTGGAGTACCCAAGACCCCTGATGCCCAACATGGTCCTTGTTGGAGGCATGAATTGCAAGGAGAGGAAACCCTTGCCTCAG GACTTGGAAGAATTTGTGAATAGCTCTGGAGAACATGGCGTTGTGATCTTCTCCTTCGGATCCATGGTTTCTGACATGCCAATTTCAACAGCCAATCAGATTGCAAAAGCATTTGGTCAAATTCCACAGAAG GTGGTGTGGAGACACCGTGGAGAAACGCCGTCGGCCTTGGCACCTAACACCAAGCTGATAGAGTGGCTGCCACAGAATGATTTACTGG CGCATCCTAAAACACGGGCTTTCCTGACCCACGGAGGAACACACGGGATCTATGAGGCAATCTGTGGTGCCGTGCCCATGGTCATGATGCCATTATTTGGAGATCAGGCAGAAAATGTGCAGCACATCATGCGTCATGGAGTTGCAGTTGCTTTGTCTTTGAAAGATATCCATTCCCAGGACCTCGTGGACGCACTGAAAAGTGTAATCAACGAAAGCAG GTACAAGGAAGCCATGATGAGGCTGTCTTCAGTGCACAAGGATCGCCCAGTTGACCCCCTGGAGCTCTCTGTCCACTGGGTGGAGTTCGTGATGAAGCACAGAGGGGCTAAACATTTGCAAACGGCAGCTCACGATCTGAACTGGATCCAGTACCACTGTGTGGATGTCATTGGCACCCTTCTCGCTGCTACCCTTCTTCTTGTCTACCTCCTGGTCAAGTTCTGTGTGCTTTGTCTGCACCGAGTAAAGGGTCGTAAGAAGAACAAACTTGAGTGA